A genomic segment from Chiroxiphia lanceolata isolate bChiLan1 chromosome 27, bChiLan1.pri, whole genome shotgun sequence encodes:
- the ABHD17A gene encoding alpha/beta hydrolase domain-containing protein 17A, giving the protein MNGLSLSQLCCLFCCPPCPSRIAAKLAFLPPEPTYAVVPEPEPVGSASTGSLRGAAGRWKLHLKERADFQYSQRELDNIEVFVTKSNRGNRVGCMYVRCVPGARYTVLFSHGNAVDLGQMSSFYIGLGTRINCNIFSYDYSGYGVSTGKPSERNLYSDIDAAWQALRTRYGISPENIILYGQSIGTVPTVDLASRYECAAIVLHSPLTSGMRVAFPDTKKTYWFDAFPNIEKISKITSPVLIIHGTEDEVIDFSHGLALFERCPKAVEPLWVDGAGHNDIELYSQYLERLRKFISQELPSQRN; this is encoded by the exons ATGAACGGGCTGTCGCTgagccagctgtgctgcctgttcTGCTGCCCGCCCTGCCCCAGCCGCATCGCGGCCAAGCTCGCCTTCCTGCCCCCCGAGCCCACCTACGCCGTGGTGCCCGAGCCCGAGCCCGTGGGCAGCGCCAGCACCGGCTCCCTGCGCGGCGCCGCCGGCCGCTGGAAGCTGCACCTGAAGGAGAGGGCGGATTTCCAGTACTCCCAGCGGGAGCTGGACAACATCGAGGTGTTCGTCACCAAGAGCAACCGCGGCAACCGCGTCGGCTGCATGTACGTCCGCTGCGTGCCCGGCGCCAG GTACACGGTGCTGTTCTCCCACGGCAACGCCGTGGACCTGGGGCAGATGAGCAGCTTCTACATCGGGCTGGGCACCCGAATCAACTGCAACATCTTCTCCTACGACTACTCCGGCTACGGCGTGAGCACGGGGAAGCCCTCGGAGAGGAACCTCTACTCCGACATCGACGCCGCGTGGCAGGCGCTGCGGACGCG gtACGGGATCAGCCCGGAGAACATCATCCTGTACGGGCAGAGCATCGGCACCGTGCCCACGGTGGACTTGGCCTCCCGCTACGAGTGCGCGGCCATCGTGCTGCACTCGCCGCTCACCTCGGGCATGCGCGTCGCCTTCCCCGACACCAAGAAGACCTACTGGTTCGATGCCTTCCCCAA CATCGagaagatctccaagatcacCTCTCCCGTCCTCATCATCCACGGCACGGAGGACGAGGTCATCGACTTCTCCCACGGGCTGGCGCTGTTCGAGCGCTGCCCCAAGGCCGTGGAGCCGCTCTGGGTGGACGGGGCCGGGCACAACGACATCGAACTCTACAGCCAGTACCTCGAGCGCCTTCGGAAATTCatctcccaggagctgcccagcCAGCGCAACtag
- the LOC116799170 gene encoding AN1-type zinc finger protein 5-like — translation MAQETNQTQVPLLCTTGCGFYGSPRTNGMCSVCYKEFLQRQQSSDRISPPAPSGPSSSPMASEAIAEGDSTPEDAKASAQTPVTHQMTAMSISREETSTETEEFSKTEEASSASSSSGTLLEISQNTAEGRAPVEKPKPKKNRCFTCRKKIGLTGFDCRCGNLFCAIHRYSDMHACPYDYKAEAAEKIRKENPIVIAEKIQKL, via the exons ATGGCTCAGGAGACGAACCAGACCCAGGTGCCCCTGCTGTGCACCACGGGCTGCGGGTTCTATGGCAGCCCCCGGACCAACGGGATGTGCTCCGTGTGCTACAAGGAGttcctgcagaggcagcagagcagtgaccGGATAAGCCCCCCAG CTCCCAGtggtcccagcagcagccccatggCTTCTGAAGCAATTGcagagggagactccacacctGAGGATGCAAAAGCCAG TGCTCAGACTCCTGTGACCCATCAGATGACGGCCATGAGCATATCCAGAGAGGAAACCAGCACTGAGACAGAGGAGTTCAGCAAGACAGAAGAAGCCTCATCAGCATCTTCCTCGTCAG GTACCCTGCTTGAGATATCCCAGAACACAGCTGAGGGCAGGGCCCCTGTGGAGAAACCCAAACCCAAGAAGAATCGCTGCTTCACCTGCCGGAAGAAGATAGGGCTGACTG GCTTCGACTGCCGCTGCGGGAACCTGTTCTGTGCCATCCACCGGTACTCCGACATGCACGCCTGCCCCTACGACTACAAGGCAGAGGCTGCCGAGAAGATCCGCAAGGAAAACCCCATCGTTATCGCCGAGAAGATCCAGAAGTTGTGA